The stretch of DNA aaaaaaaatataccaaaaggAAATATTCGAAAAAAAAcgttaaacaaagaaaagaaaaaaagttacccTTAACGCCAGTTTTCCATACGGTATTGTTATAGCGAAGGCCTGAAACGATATTGTTTGTGACACGGAAGTTGAAGACGAGAGTGTACTTAGAACCTTCCTTTATGGTAAACCAAGGGCCTTTCGGGTTCGGCAACCCATCCTCGGGTATCGTCAATACCATTTCCTCTCTGTCCGGTGATCTAATTGTGAGTTCTAGTATCTTTACTACCGGATCCGGTGTCTCTGCATTTCATTTTTTAGTAAGCTAGCCAAAATGTCATTCAACTATAACATGCATGATTCGTCCCTCTTGTACATAATACTTAACTTGAATCAGAACTACTGAGACCCTATCACcctaataaacttttttaatcatttgagAGCTATATACACATTTGAGTCTTAATCGATATTCTAAAACCAGTTACGAACCATAAATCTAAACCAAGTTATGTATTTGGTTTACCTCCAACATCCTCTAAATCCACGATGCCAAGAAGCTGTTCCTTCCATCTCCTCAAGCTTTCATCATCCTTCATTcgtagaaaatataaaattttattagatCCTTAATTTTCCATTTGGTGCaagaaaaatcatattattGATTTTCCATTTCACaaaattcatacaaaatatattattatctaaACAAATAAGATAAATTAAACCTTGTCTTTCTCAAGTTGTTCTTTGAGAGCGATCATGGGACCGAGTTGGAGCTTCTTgtcttcatcgtcttcatcatcctctGTCGGAGACAAAGAGCTCTGACTGTTCTGTCTGCTTAACCCAATTTCTTTTTCTGATGTCTCTCCCGAagcttctccttccttcttctcatcatccaAAGCCATCTTAATTTTCctctaaccaaaaaaactaaacaaaaataatcaaattctcTTGTTGATCTAATAAGATCTTAGACAATGTCAACCGTTGGATTGGATTAGAATGCTACGATAGCTATAgaggaaagaagagagatgaagagaaagagagttttgGTGTGTTTTGTTGAGGGAAGTTTATATTTGGAGCTTGAAGAAATGGTCATGTGGTGATCCTATAATCTTGTAAATCTCAGTCTCAAATCAGAATTGTCTAAATATATAGGTAGTCTATAATGCACGTATAGTTGTATGGATACACGTAACACGTCTAAAGGACTGTCCTATGTACATATGTAATGTGGGGAATTAATATAACTTATCCGAGAATAAATTCGTGTAGTTGGGCTATTGTCAGTTTCCTTAACCCAATTGTGGCCTTGTGGGGTTTTTAATTTGTAGTGGATTCTATTGGAGtgaaattagaaaagaaaaaaaaattaacgggACAAGAGGTACAAATTCGGAAATATCAATGTAAGCAACCCTTTTATCTTGGCTAGCTGGAGGAAGAGGATCAAACTAGGTTTTTTCACTCGGAGTCTTAAACCAGTTCCGATCCTTGATTTTCTCTTAACTGAGCTAAACTGAAACCCAATTCCAACCCTATGTGCATTCAACTTGGAATGTGCATGGTAGATCATATGAAATCTCCAACCCATAGCCCATACTTGAATGTGCATATAGTAGATCATTTAAAAGTGTTTATAGTGGCCAATATATCATGATTAAATAGTAATTCGCAATGGAAAGATTCGAACCTTTTAGCCATTGAACGACTATAAAAATTGGTCacggacaaaaaaaaaacctttttgaGATCAATGTAATATTCATGgattttattcataatatttacCGTCTTGTCTTTAGTTTTTTGGATGCGTTTggtcttctttctattttaaatatttacatatactgatcatgatttttaaaaagctttACCTAGAATTTATTGTCCTAGAACGTTAAAATTCAACGTCATCATATCATCAACATTTGTGCAtgtgaatgcatgtggatatctatgaatgtattataaagtttttatttatttatttatttttatttttttgtgcacccaagtttgatttatttatttataattatgtattgtaaAGTTGtagatattaattaaataaaatactcTTCTAGAGGGACCATTTTAGTTGCCAAATTTGATGTGAATGAagcagaaaaaaagaagaagaatgtgctTTAGAAAAGGAATTTGTAAATGACAACTCTGAAAAGTAGAACGCTCTTTCCAGAAGGATATACAGTACTAAAATGGTAATCATATCCAATTCTCTTATGTAATTTCTAAAAATCTGTAGTTTTCTTCAAGCACaagaaatattctaaaaaccCAAGACACGATAACGTACGTCAAGCTCCTTGTTAAAAGATTTTCTTGTGATTATCAAAGTTTGAATCGATCATACtatattatgatattaatatccGGGTTTTCACAGTTGTCGGGGGTTAGTAAAAAATTTGGTTCACGTATAAATGTTTCAAATACTTTTTTGTACGTAATTACGtgtagacatttttttttgggaatggGTGTTAAGATTACGTGTAGACATCAAACATCGTCAACTGTGAAACATTGAGTTTATAAAACTTGTGGTAcattagaagaaaatatattttaaaaaaatatcattataatcAGTAAATTATATCGATTTACATGTCTATTTTTGAATGGATAGGaaaggtaaaatattttttaaaactatcttgtaataaatatttttactacttttactatttttgttaatatttgttattattattttaccttttttgttaaatttgttaaaacgTTTTGACtcattataagtttataacgtATGTTACACATCAATGATCATGGAAAAATAGGAAATTCATAGACAACATCGCAAAAATACTCTTGTGATTTTATTTTCCCAAAAATCACTTTACCATTCAATCAAGTACTATAACTATATAACTGGTTGAACTATTTTAAGAAACTTGTTCAATTAGCTTAGCATGATTcttgcaacaaaaaaattatctttaatatatatatatatatattaaaaaattatataacaaattagCTTCAGTTTTTGGACAGTAGAAATTAAGTTAGCTTAGCAGAGATAAGATTGGATCAGAAGTTTAGtaaacaaattagaaaaatagattCGATCTTTGGTTTAGCGGTGGTGGCCAACTATTTGGTGACGGAGAGAGATTCTTACATTATGGGTCAATCTTCACATGTGGCCGACCAATGAATCATCAACAAATGGCAGATCTGTCACCGTTGAACTGAATTGGTGCTCAAAACGAACGGTCGAGAAATAATACAGCTGCAATTAAGAGACAATTATACTTAAGATTGTCCGACTTTAGGATTACACATGTTCAAGGCATGCCCGCATGGGGTCGTCTAACCATAATTCCGATGCAAAAAAGCGAATTATTTccaactttatttttaatatagatctgaatgaaatattattatttaatgatAAAGTGTACGAGAAGACCTACCTTTTTATTAATACagtattaattttctttttataacaaaaaaatataatttaaatttgaatgttGACAAAATGACAATACTAACACAAATTAtattgtcgacaaaaaaaagtaacacaaattatatttacagagataatcataatataataaacacacacaaacatataCCATAGATGGTCTGACCATTTTTCTGAATGgtaacaaaaactatatatgtgcTGCATGGCGATATTTTGTACTATATAATA from Camelina sativa cultivar DH55 chromosome 9, Cs, whole genome shotgun sequence encodes:
- the LOC104714584 gene encoding rho GDP-dissociation inhibitor 1; translation: MALDDEKKEGEASGETSEKEIGLSRQNSQSSLSPTEDDEDDEDKKLQLGPMIALKEQLEKDKDDESLRRWKEQLLGIVDLEDVGETPDPVVKILELTIRSPDREEMVLTIPEDGLPNPKGPWFTIKEGSKYTLVFNFRVTNNIVSGLRYNNTVWKTGVKVDSTKAMLGTFSPQAEPYQHVMPEETTPSGIFARGSYSARTKFVDDDNKCYLEINYTFDIRKSWQ